The Bacteroidia bacterium genomic interval CATCATAATCCCTCTCGGTTTTTTCATAATAAACTACATGCCCATCTTTCCGTAATTCATCCACGTATTTCCTGATTTCCATATTCAGGGAAGGAGCCTGATATTTGCTCATATATCCATCAAAAGCATAACCGGTAAAACCTCCATAGGAAACTTTCGCCATGCCCCCTTTTAAACCATCTACTACCAATTCTTTTTTGCCTGGAGGGCTGATTAATTCAACTTTTGCCCCATACGGGATTTTCGTCAATTTATTGTGGCTTACTTCAGGGCCTTCTCGCATGTTCAATCCATTGGGAGCAAACACATAGAGATGTATTGGGTCTTCGGAGATTACTATTTTTAGGGAACTTAGCTGATTATCAGGGCTAAAGCTGCACAAAAAAAGGAGCAAGAATAAGGAAATAGCCGGAAGTCTCATGAAAGAAAATTTTTACGGATTTATGCAAAGGGAAATAGCAGAATAAAAAGCGCATTTAAAAATACTCCTTCACTTTCTCGAAGTACAATAAAAAGGAATCGAAGAAGTTTAATAAAAAGCTGAAAAGATGCAGCTATCATGAACAAAACCGATCTTTTGTATATGAAACCAATTCTATTTTCGCGTATTCTACTAGCGGTAGTAGGCTTTTCCCTATCGATTTCCGCTCAAGCCCAATGTGTTATTGATTCTACCGTGCTTGACAGTTTGCCAGGCATTTATCCAGCCACTCCTCCAGAAGCAGTCGGCTGTAATTTTTATGACACGGATGTAACCTTCGTTTTTCCTTCAGATACCATTGTTGACGTATTTGGAGTACCTCAAAGATTACCTTTTCTATCTTTTGAAATACTTGATATCGCAGGCCTTCCCCAAGGCATAGACTGGAAATGTAACATTGATTCCTGTTTCTATGACTTCAGGCCCAGCAATCCCGATCCGGATACAGCCGGATGCGTTCGCTTATTTGGTACACCCACCATTCCCGGTGTTTATCCCCTAAGCGTATTGGTACGGGCAGAAGTTCTCTTCCTGGGAAGCTCTACTTTCCAAAATACCACCTTTGATTATACCCTGACAGTCGGAGCCTGCCAATTCAATGCTCCCTGTTACAACTATACCGTTAGTTCCAACTGTTTGCCCGCGAGCCTGGACATCAGCAATAACATTCCCTCAAATGGAAATGCGGGATATTCCTACCAGTGGGACCTTGAAGGCCCTAATGGACCGATTTACAGTACCACAGATGAAAATCCATTCAGTCAAATGCTTCCTGATCCGGGACAATATGTGCTTTCCTATCAGGCAGAGATTGATACCGTGGGATTCATACTGGACAGCGTGGTAGTGGATTCTTTGGTGTGCAGCGACTTGCTGGATGCTCCTGATTTATATTGGATTTTGTTTGCTCCTGACGGTTCGGAAGTAGTAAACACCAGCGCTAATCCTGCCAGTAATTCGGGCAATAACCTTCCCTACAACCTAAGCATCAATAACCTTAGGCTGGACACCGGCACCTATGAATTGCAGGTATGGGACCAGGATGATGTCCTGGGTGATCAGGGATGTGCAACCAATGATCGAGGTTCAGGTGCCTCTGTATTTTTCACAGTACCTACTTTCAATACCGGCCCACAACAGATTATTCAGGGAGGTCTTGCTGTAACGATAAGCATTAGAAATCCCGTTCAGCAGATTGCATGCAGCGATACCTTTGAGGTTTCTGCTTTACCCAATGTGCCGGATATTATAGGTGATACCAGCCGCATTTGCTCTGGAGATACCTTATTCCTGAGTACGGTCAGCACCGATTCCATTCAGTGGTTCCTGGACGGTTTTCCGATCCCCAATGCCAATGACTCGGTCTATGCAGCTACCCAGGAAGGAGATTATACTGTAGTAATCACCAATAGAAATACCCTCTGTAGCTCAGAATCGATCCCCTTCCCATTGGAACTATTCGAAGTGCAGGTGCCTAGCATTGCCTTTGATGGCAACCGAACCCTGACTGTGGCCTCCCCGAATCCGGCCTATCGCTACGATTGGGTAAGGCAAAACCATGGGGTAGTTGGTAGTGGAACCCCCTTCATGATCCCCAATTCAGGAGATTATACGGCCATAGCAGTTGATACGGTAACTGGCTGTCAATCGGGACCTTCTGCCACTATAGGTATCATTTTGACTTCTTTAGCAGATTTGGATGAGGTCGCCCGGGAGGTGAAACTCTATCCCAATCCCAATGAGGGACAATTTGTACTCTCATTAGAATTACTAAAAAATAAAGACATAAGCTTTGTGATCCGAGATGCCCTCGGAAGAGAAATCCTGGGCAGAGACCTTGGCAATCGCATTGGATATACGGAATCAGCTGTCAATCTATCTCACCTTCCTGCAGGCTTTTACACCCTGAGTCTGAAACTGGATGTGCTGGTTGTGCATAAAAAATTCCTCAAAAAATAAACCCACCATCAAAAGAAAGGGTCTATAGGTCAGATGGCTTATAGGCCCTTTTGCTTTTTTCTACATTCCATCCACATTTTCCCAAATACTTTTTGGGTATGAAAAAAAAGTTGTATCTTCGACTTAGGAATGTAACTATCTCTAGTTCAGTCTGTTTTAGGCTTTGAGTTAGAGTAATGCATTAAGTGAGACAGAAATAATCAGAAATTTCGTGGCGAAAAATACATCCACACGACGCAAACGAAGCAGTAGCCGCAAAAAGAAGACAACCGGACCCATCACTAGTATGAGTCAATGGTTGGGCTCTTTTCAAGACCCTGCCAGACGTCACCAAAACTGGTCCTTGTTTACCTGGATTGTAGTTCTTGTAAGTGCTGCCGCCCTGATCGCCTGTATTTCCTACTTTTTTACAGGCAATGCAGATCAATCTGAGACAGAAGTAGGAGTTGCCCAGGCCCATAAGGTCAATAATATTCTGGGCCCTATTGGTGCATGGATGGCTGATATGCTGATCCGTAAAGGATTCGGCCTATTTGGTATTCTTATTCCCATTTTTGGGCTATTCATGGGCTTGCTCATGTTTGAGGATGATCCTGAGTATTATGGTTGGGCACGCAAACTATTCAAATACGTCGCATTCATTCTTTTCTTTGGAACCGTATTTTTCTCCTATATAGAATTGCTAATTGATCCAGCCAAAGTCTTTTGGGGTGGAGGCATAGGAGTTGCCATCAATCTGTGGCTTTTTCAATATATAGCCAAAGTAGGAGTAGCCTTCCTCCTCATTTCTTTCATTATCGTATTCATAGTCCTCAATTTCAATGTGGAGGTTAGAACCTCTTCCTTGGTAGAAAGGCTGAAAGAAAGTATGCCGGGAGCTGAAGCAAGAGGAGGGAATCATCCTGTGCGCTATAAGAAGACATTTAAGGAACGTTTAGCTTCCATGCTGGGAGTTGAGGCGGTTCCTCAAAATAAACCCATTAAATCGACTGCGAAAAAGAAAAGCACCACAGTTAAAGCTGAAAAGACAAAAGAGCCTGAAGTCAAATCTGCGAATCCAGTAACTCTGGAACTAAGTCAGCCGGGAATAGAAGAGGCTAAAAAGCAGGCAGAAAGTAATCCGGATGGCCAATTGGAGTTGACGATCGTGGAAACGGCAGATGAGCCTACGATGGAAATTGTGACTCCTCCAGTAGAAACTCCCCTCGTTCACAAAGAACTGGAACAGATTGGGGAGGATAATATTGGACTGGTAAAAGGTGCAGAAGGAAAAGTCGAAAAGATCGTTCCTAAAGAAGATCAGGAATTGGAAAATGCAGAAGAGATTTTTGCGGATGAAGATTTCGATCCTACCCTGGAACTGAGTGATTATCAGAAACCTCACCTGGAATTATTGGAAGATCATGGTTCTGGTCAGGGGCGAGAAGTTAATCGTCAGGAATTGGAAGACAATAAGAACAAGATCCTGCAAACCCTGGGGGATTATGGTATTGAAATAAAATCCATTAAGGCCACGATTGGACCTACAGTTACCCTTTATGAGATTGTTCCAGCTGCAGGGGTACGTATTTCCAAGATCAGAAACCTGGAAGATGATATCGCACTTGGCTTGGCGGCTTTAGGGATTCGTATCATTGCTCCTATGCCGGGTAAAGGTACGATCGGGATAGAGGTGCCAAATTCCAAACCGGAAACTGTATCTCTCAGAGGGGTAATGTCCACGGAGAAATTTTTGGGCACAAAGGCAGAACTTCCCATTGCTATTGGTAGAACTATTTCCAATGAAGTTTTTGTAGGGGACCTCAATAAAATGCCTCACTTGCTGATTGCAGGTGCGACAGGCCAGGGTAAGTCGGTCGGATTGAATACAGTCATTGCTTCAATTCTGTATAAAAAGCATCCGGCAGAAGTAAAATTTATCCTGATTGACCCCAAAAAGGTCGAGATGACTCTCTATCAATCTCTTTCTCATCACTTTCTCGCTCAGCTTCCCAATCAGGGAGATGAGCCGATTGTTACGGATGTAAGGGATGCCGTCAATGTACTGAAGAGTCTATGTATTGAGATGGATAACCGCTATGACCTGCTGAAAAAAGCCAGAGTCCGTAACCTCAAAGAATACAACCTTAAATTTAAAAACCGCAAGCTCAATCCACGCAAAGGCCACAAATTCCTGCCTTACATTGTGCTTGTGATAGATGAATTGGCGGATATGATGATGGTAGCGGGCAAAGAAGTGGAAATGCCGATTGCTCGTTTGGCCCAGCTTGCCCGTGCAGTAGGTATCCATCTGGTTGTCGCTACGCAGCGTCCGTCGGTAAACGTTATTACCGGTATCATCAAAGCCAACTTCCCGGCTCGGATGTCCTATCGCGTTATCTCAAAAGTAGATAGCCGCACCATCCTTGACGCCAATGGAGCAGATCAACTTGTAGGTAGGGGAGACCTCCTGCTTTCGACTGGAAGTGATCTGATCCGTATTCAAAATGCCTTTATCGATACGCCTGAAGTAGAGCGTATTGTAGATCATATTCAGAAACAAAGAGGGTACCCAGAACCCTATTTCCTTCCTGAGATTCCGACCGAAGGAGAAGAAGACGGAGGCCTAGACGAACCCTTTGAAAGAGACAGCCGATTTGATGAAGCCGCACGCATGATTGTGCGCTACCAAATGGGCTCCGCCTCATTAATTCAAAGAAAA includes:
- a CDS encoding SH3 domain-containing protein, which translates into the protein MRLPAISLFLLLFLCSFSPDNQLSSLKIVISEDPIHLYVFAPNGLNMREGPEVSHNKLTKIPYGAKVELISPPGKKELVVDGLKGGMAKVSYGGFTGYAFDGYMSKYQAPSLNMEIRKYVDELRKDGHVVYYEKTERDYDGYFQYEESILLFDYSWQEGFLVAKQLCRIPQKLYFPPASDKDEEKFENPEKAEYAWSDELSVKREKGKITEISYYYRGEGGGHSVTIKEDNEGHNALRITDLGIAD
- a CDS encoding T9SS type A sorting domain-containing protein → MKPILFSRILLAVVGFSLSISAQAQCVIDSTVLDSLPGIYPATPPEAVGCNFYDTDVTFVFPSDTIVDVFGVPQRLPFLSFEILDIAGLPQGIDWKCNIDSCFYDFRPSNPDPDTAGCVRLFGTPTIPGVYPLSVLVRAEVLFLGSSTFQNTTFDYTLTVGACQFNAPCYNYTVSSNCLPASLDISNNIPSNGNAGYSYQWDLEGPNGPIYSTTDENPFSQMLPDPGQYVLSYQAEIDTVGFILDSVVVDSLVCSDLLDAPDLYWILFAPDGSEVVNTSANPASNSGNNLPYNLSINNLRLDTGTYELQVWDQDDVLGDQGCATNDRGSGASVFFTVPTFNTGPQQIIQGGLAVTISIRNPVQQIACSDTFEVSALPNVPDIIGDTSRICSGDTLFLSTVSTDSIQWFLDGFPIPNANDSVYAATQEGDYTVVITNRNTLCSSESIPFPLELFEVQVPSIAFDGNRTLTVASPNPAYRYDWVRQNHGVVGSGTPFMIPNSGDYTAIAVDTVTGCQSGPSATIGIILTSLADLDEVAREVKLYPNPNEGQFVLSLELLKNKDISFVIRDALGREILGRDLGNRIGYTESAVNLSHLPAGFYTLSLKLDVLVVHKKFLKK
- a CDS encoding DNA translocase FtsK — its product is MAKNTSTRRKRSSSRKKKTTGPITSMSQWLGSFQDPARRHQNWSLFTWIVVLVSAAALIACISYFFTGNADQSETEVGVAQAHKVNNILGPIGAWMADMLIRKGFGLFGILIPIFGLFMGLLMFEDDPEYYGWARKLFKYVAFILFFGTVFFSYIELLIDPAKVFWGGGIGVAINLWLFQYIAKVGVAFLLISFIIVFIVLNFNVEVRTSSLVERLKESMPGAEARGGNHPVRYKKTFKERLASMLGVEAVPQNKPIKSTAKKKSTTVKAEKTKEPEVKSANPVTLELSQPGIEEAKKQAESNPDGQLELTIVETADEPTMEIVTPPVETPLVHKELEQIGEDNIGLVKGAEGKVEKIVPKEDQELENAEEIFADEDFDPTLELSDYQKPHLELLEDHGSGQGREVNRQELEDNKNKILQTLGDYGIEIKSIKATIGPTVTLYEIVPAAGVRISKIRNLEDDIALGLAALGIRIIAPMPGKGTIGIEVPNSKPETVSLRGVMSTEKFLGTKAELPIAIGRTISNEVFVGDLNKMPHLLIAGATGQGKSVGLNTVIASILYKKHPAEVKFILIDPKKVEMTLYQSLSHHFLAQLPNQGDEPIVTDVRDAVNVLKSLCIEMDNRYDLLKKARVRNLKEYNLKFKNRKLNPRKGHKFLPYIVLVIDELADMMMVAGKEVEMPIARLAQLARAVGIHLVVATQRPSVNVITGIIKANFPARMSYRVISKVDSRTILDANGADQLVGRGDLLLSTGSDLIRIQNAFIDTPEVERIVDHIQKQRGYPEPYFLPEIPTEGEEDGGLDEPFERDSRFDEAARMIVRYQMGSASLIQRKMKLGYNRAGRIIDQLERAGIVGPHSGSKARDVLIQDDAELERYLSTLP